The Rhodothermus marinus DSM 4252 DNA segment CTTCCAGCTCGAAGGCGACGGCCGCACCTTCTACCGCAACGCCGGCCGCACGCGCCAGTACGGAATCGAACTCTGGCTGCAGGCACGGCTGACGCCGGCGCTACAGGCCCGGCTGGCCTACACGGGCGCCCGCTATCGGTTCGAGGAAGCCGAGCTCCGGGGCAAGCGCCTGCCCGGCCTGCCCGAACAGCGCCTTGCGCTCACGCTGCAATACCGGAGAGGACCGCTCTGGCTGGAGACGACCGGCACGGCCGTGGGTCCCTGCTATGCCGACGATGCCAACACCGTGCGCGTGGACGGCTACGTCACGGTGGACGTTACGCTGGGACTGGCGCGCTCGCTGCTGCCCGGATTTGACGTGCAACCGTTCGTCTCCGTGCAGAATGTGCTGGACCGACGCTACGTGGGCTCCGTCGTGGTCAACGCAGGTGGCGGCCGCTATTTCGAACCCGCCGCCGGCCGCAGCGTTCGCTTCGGGCTGAATCTGCGCACCCCCTGAGCCATGGGCAAGAAGCAAAAGGTGCAGGCGGGCGTCCTACCCGTGCGCCAGCAGAACGGTCGGATCGACGTGCTGCTGATCACCTCGCGCACGGTGGGCCGCTGGATCCTGCCCAAAGGCAACGTCAAACGGCACCAGACGCCCATCGAAGCAGCCCGCCAGGAGGCCTACGAGGAGGCCGGCATCCGGGGACGCATCGATCCGGAGCCGCTGGGCCGCTACCTGCACGGCCGCCCCGGCGATCAGCGCTGGGTGGAGGTCTATCTGATGACGGTCGAAGAAGAACTGGACGACTGGCCCGAGCGGCACGAGCGCACCCGACGCTGGATGCCGCTGGACGAAGCCCGACAGGTGATCTATGAAGACGGGCTCCGGGCGCTGCTCGACCGCCTGCCCGACGAGCTGGCCCGCCGCCAACAGGGACGCAAGCTGAGCCCCCGGGCCTCGCGCCTGCTGGTGGTGCTGTTGCTGCTGGCCTCACTGGCACTGGCCTTCGGCGGCACGTACTATCTGGCGCGGTTGCTTGCCCGTCCCGAAGTCCAGCAGCGC contains these protein-coding regions:
- a CDS encoding NUDIX hydrolase: MGKKQKVQAGVLPVRQQNGRIDVLLITSRTVGRWILPKGNVKRHQTPIEAARQEAYEEAGIRGRIDPEPLGRYLHGRPGDQRWVEVYLMTVEEELDDWPERHERTRRWMPLDEARQVIYEDGLRALLDRLPDELARRQQGRKLSPRASRLLVVLLLLASLALAFGGTYYLARLLARPEVQQRLQELERQEDPAPSSDSVRF